One genomic region from Eublepharis macularius isolate TG4126 chromosome 18, MPM_Emac_v1.0, whole genome shotgun sequence encodes:
- the LOC129345735 gene encoding olfactory receptor 10R2-like produces MERENQSVVTEFILIGFSGFPGLQVPLFVVFIIMYFTILTGNIIIVTTINHDSSLHTPMYFFLAILSSSEICYTLIIIPNMLTNLLRVKATISFVGCATQMCMFLGFGCTNCMLLTVMGYDRYVSICKPLHYQVLMNQGFCTKLVVFSATTGFLFSTIETIFVFTLPFCGLNKINHFFCDLAPLLELACARNYIGEAVIFLICFLVVFCSFFLILLSYILILNTILKIPTTDGKRKAFSTCASHLIVVIVHFGCISIIYLRPKSRYTLNGDTLISVTYTLVTPLLNPVVYSLRNKDVQVALKKSLGRSTCTKKI; encoded by the coding sequence ATGGAACGAGAAAATCAAAGTGTGGTGACAGAATTCATCCTCATTGGATTTTCGGGTTTCCCAGGACTGCAGGTCCCACTGTTTGTAGTGTTCATCATAATGTACTTCACTATTTTGACAGGAAATATCATTATTGTCACTACGATAAATCACGACTCCAGCCTCCACacccccatgtacttcttcctcgCCATTCTCTCCAGTTCAGAAATCTGTTACACACTCATTATTATCCCAAATATGCTTACAAATCTTCTAAGAGTAAAGGCAACGATTTCATTTGTTGGCTGTGCTACTCAGATGTGTATGTTCCTGGGCTTTGGCTGTACAAACTGTATGCTTCTCACAGTGATGGGGTATGACCGATATGTGTCCATATGTAAACCTTTGCATTACCAGGTGCTGATGAATCAGGGATTCTGTACTAAACTGGTTGTCTTTTCAGCAACtactggttttcttttttctacAATTGAGACAATTTTCGTATTTACCTTGCCGTTCTGCGGGCTGAATAAAATCAATCACTTCTTTTGTGATTTAGCACCTTTACTTGAGCTAGCCTGTGCCCGAAATTATATAGGAGAAGCTGTCATTTTTCTTATTTGTTTTTTGGTAGTATTTTGCTCATTCTTTCTGATCCTTCTGTCCTACATTTTAATCTTAAACACAATCCTGAAAATCCCCACCACAGATGGGAAACGGAAAGCCTTTTCAACGTGTGCATCTCATCTTATTGTGGTTATCGTGCACTTTGGATGTATTTCCATTATTTACCTGAGGCCCAAATCCAGGTATACTTTGAATGGAGACACATTGATCTCTGTTACATACACGCTGGTGACTCCATTGCTGAATCCGGTTGTTTACAGCTTGAGGAACAAAGATGTCCAAGTAGCACTCAAGAAATCCCTGGGCAGGAGCACGTGCACCAAAAAGATATGA